A stretch of Paenibacillus peoriae DNA encodes these proteins:
- a CDS encoding alkaline phosphatase, giving the protein MLKGWGLHTKKSVAALVATMMLAVSGGTAMAVEKDRSIKNVIILIPDGMANDATALARWYKGSSLTLDSMASGMVRTHSADAPIADSAPAGTAFATGHKSHTGYVGVLPDEATMPGQQPIAGGDAKKPVASILEASKLAGKSTGIIATSEIMHATPADFTAHYPDRKNYDALSMQQAYNGVDVVLGGGGKFLEAAGRKDGQDLVAQIKDQGYDFVTTPEGLKKSTSSKLWGSFSPEALAYNLDRDASKEPSLAEMTSKAIDVLSKNDKGFFLMVEGSKVDWAAHANDPTGIISDVLSFDDAVKVAVDYAKQNQNTVVVAVTDHGNGGLTIGSSDTTSNYDKTPLAAFIDPLKKAKLTGEGLEAKLNADRSNIKEVLSTYFGITDLTDEEVKTIKDAKEGSMNYAVGPIISKRANIGWTTGGHTGGDVVLYTYAPNGDRPSGVIDNTDVNKYMTRVLGLDLDTVSKQLFVPAKAAFEAKGAKFTADTKVITVTKGSNKLELPVYKNIAMLNGKNTTLNGVVVFNGVDYFVPQQAIDLIQ; this is encoded by the coding sequence ATGCTAAAAGGTTGGGGGCTACATACGAAAAAATCGGTGGCTGCACTCGTAGCGACGATGATGCTAGCAGTAAGCGGTGGGACGGCGATGGCAGTCGAAAAGGACAGGTCGATTAAAAACGTAATTATTTTGATTCCAGACGGTATGGCTAATGACGCCACTGCACTGGCTAGATGGTACAAAGGATCCTCCTTAACGTTAGACAGCATGGCAAGCGGCATGGTGCGTACGCATTCTGCGGATGCTCCAATTGCCGATTCTGCTCCAGCGGGTACTGCTTTTGCCACAGGACATAAATCTCATACTGGGTATGTGGGTGTCCTTCCTGATGAGGCGACAATGCCTGGACAACAACCCATTGCAGGGGGTGACGCCAAAAAGCCTGTAGCTTCCATTCTTGAGGCTTCCAAGCTGGCAGGAAAATCGACCGGAATTATTGCGACTTCCGAGATTATGCATGCGACACCAGCTGATTTTACCGCACATTATCCTGATCGTAAAAATTATGATGCACTCAGCATGCAGCAAGCCTACAACGGGGTTGACGTAGTGTTAGGTGGAGGCGGCAAGTTTTTGGAGGCAGCAGGGCGTAAAGATGGCCAAGATTTGGTAGCCCAAATTAAAGACCAGGGTTATGACTTTGTCACGACACCTGAAGGGTTGAAAAAATCGACCTCCAGCAAGCTCTGGGGCAGCTTTTCTCCCGAAGCCCTTGCGTATAACCTGGATCGCGATGCATCCAAGGAACCTAGTCTGGCGGAAATGACATCGAAAGCCATTGATGTGTTGTCCAAAAACGATAAAGGCTTCTTCTTAATGGTAGAAGGCAGTAAAGTGGATTGGGCCGCCCATGCAAATGATCCAACCGGAATTATTAGTGACGTGCTTTCATTTGACGATGCGGTGAAAGTGGCTGTGGATTACGCCAAACAAAACCAAAATACTGTCGTCGTAGCAGTGACAGACCACGGAAACGGTGGATTGACGATTGGTAGCAGCGATACAACTAGCAATTATGACAAAACGCCTTTAGCTGCTTTTATAGACCCGCTGAAAAAAGCGAAGCTGACGGGTGAAGGCTTGGAAGCCAAGCTGAATGCAGATCGCAGCAATATTAAAGAGGTGCTTTCCACGTATTTTGGCATCACCGATTTGACAGACGAAGAAGTGAAAACCATTAAAGATGCCAAAGAAGGCAGCATGAACTATGCTGTCGGACCGATCATTAGCAAACGTGCGAATATTGGCTGGACTACAGGCGGACATACAGGAGGCGATGTCGTGTTGTACACGTACGCGCCGAACGGAGACCGTCCATCCGGTGTAATCGACAATACGGATGTAAATAAGTATATGACACGTGTACTTGGACTGGACTTGGATACAGTCAGCAAGCAGCTTTTTGTTCCTGCAAAAGCCGCTTTTGAAGCTAAAGGAGCCAAGTTTACTGCGGATACGAAAGTCATTACAGTGACCAAAGGCAGTAACAAGCTGGAGCTTCCGGTATACAAAAATATTGCTATGCTGAATGGTAAAAATACCACGCTCAACGGTGTAGTTGTATTTAACGGTGTTGATTATTTTGTACCCCAGCAGGCAATTGATTTGATTCAGTAA
- a CDS encoding LysR family transcriptional regulator gives MEFRQLQYTLQIAAEKNFSRAAEKLHIAQPSLSQQLSKLEKELGVLLFQRNTSTVELTHAGASFVEKAKKIVDAVEQLRQEMDDISQLRKGKVVVGSMPITGSHLLPHVLPVFKRAHPDIEIVLVEDSSMNLEKKTASGDTDLSLLSLPLVEPTLSYVPIGEEWIDLAVPPGHPLALRKNGTQPLPVHMEELKDEPFVVLKKGQGFRKLTMDLCHQAGFEPNVVFESTNMETLQSLVATGMGVTLVPRFIARAASSEFVPALLPLAEPTPSRTLAIAYRNGRYLSKAAEAFIDTFRETVEQLSQK, from the coding sequence ATGGAATTCAGACAGCTTCAGTACACCCTGCAAATTGCAGCGGAAAAAAACTTCTCACGCGCAGCAGAAAAACTGCATATTGCTCAGCCTTCTTTGAGCCAACAATTGTCCAAACTTGAAAAAGAACTTGGGGTACTTTTATTTCAACGCAACACCAGCACGGTGGAATTAACACATGCAGGAGCAAGCTTTGTAGAAAAGGCAAAAAAAATAGTTGATGCAGTCGAGCAGCTCCGGCAGGAAATGGACGATATTTCTCAGCTGCGAAAAGGGAAGGTCGTCGTTGGCAGTATGCCTATCACAGGCTCCCATTTGCTGCCGCATGTGCTGCCTGTATTCAAGAGGGCTCATCCAGACATTGAAATCGTGTTAGTCGAAGATTCATCCATGAATCTGGAGAAAAAAACGGCAAGTGGCGATACAGATCTCAGCCTGCTCTCTCTTCCCTTAGTAGAACCTACACTTTCTTATGTACCCATCGGTGAAGAATGGATTGATCTCGCTGTTCCTCCGGGTCATCCCCTAGCCCTGCGTAAAAATGGTACCCAGCCGCTGCCAGTGCATATGGAAGAACTGAAAGACGAGCCTTTTGTCGTCCTGAAAAAAGGGCAAGGCTTTCGCAAGCTGACGATGGATCTATGTCATCAAGCAGGCTTTGAACCCAATGTGGTGTTTGAAAGCACTAATATGGAGACCCTTCAATCGCTCGTAGCGACAGGTATGGGCGTGACACTCGTCCCACGTTTTATCGCACGGGCCGCCAGTAGCGAGTTTGTTCCAGCATTGCTGCCACTCGCCGAACCTACTCCCAGCCGTACCCTGGCCATTGCTTACCGGAACGGACGTTATTTGTCTAAAGCTGCCGAAGCTTTTATTGATACCTTCCGAGAAACGGTCGAGCAACTTTCTCAAAAGTAG
- the hydE gene encoding [FeFe] hydrogenase H-cluster radical SAM maturase HydE, with protein MADGKEWTHTEMMELLTRLDDEPTLRAQLRHLAARTKLERYGKGVFLRGLIEFSSICRQDCMYCGLRASNKQADRYRLQPEEILACCAEGYELGYRTFVLQSGEDYWFTAARLTKLIREIKSRFADVAVTLSIGERDDETYEQLYEAGADRFLLRHETASPRLYAKLHPTMTMESRRSRLLALQRIGFQIGAGCMVGLPGQTNSELADDLVYLHSLSPDMIGIGPFLPHSNTPLRDASQGSMEKALDIISLSRLVVPDALIPASTAMGTIHPQGREKALQAGANVVMPNLSPLAVRPKYAIYENKICLGDESAQCRHCLELRIRGAGFEVDMGRGDSLRVQRQLMR; from the coding sequence CTGGCTGACGGCAAGGAATGGACGCATACGGAAATGATGGAGTTGCTGACACGTTTGGATGATGAGCCGACGCTACGGGCTCAACTGAGGCACCTGGCAGCTCGCACCAAATTGGAGCGCTATGGCAAAGGTGTTTTTTTACGGGGATTAATTGAATTCTCCAGTATATGTCGTCAGGACTGCATGTACTGTGGGCTGCGTGCTTCGAATAAACAGGCAGATCGTTACCGTTTGCAGCCGGAAGAAATTCTGGCCTGTTGTGCGGAGGGCTATGAACTCGGCTATCGGACCTTTGTGCTGCAAAGTGGGGAAGATTACTGGTTTACAGCAGCCCGGCTGACGAAATTGATTCGAGAAATTAAAAGCCGTTTCGCGGATGTGGCAGTCACACTGTCCATCGGTGAACGAGATGATGAAACTTATGAGCAATTATACGAGGCGGGCGCGGACCGTTTTTTGCTGCGGCATGAGACAGCTTCCCCCCGTTTGTACGCCAAGCTGCATCCGACGATGACGATGGAAAGCAGGCGCAGCCGTCTGCTGGCTTTGCAACGAATCGGCTTTCAGATCGGGGCCGGATGTATGGTGGGGTTACCAGGACAAACAAATAGTGAATTAGCAGACGATTTGGTCTATCTGCATAGCCTGTCACCAGATATGATCGGGATTGGTCCTTTTTTACCGCATAGCAACACGCCGCTTCGGGATGCCAGTCAGGGGAGCATGGAAAAAGCTCTCGATATTATTTCGTTATCCCGACTGGTTGTTCCAGATGCACTTATTCCGGCGTCCACGGCAATGGGAACGATTCATCCCCAAGGCAGGGAGAAGGCGCTTCAGGCAGGGGCAAATGTGGTGATGCCCAATTTGTCGCCACTGGCGGTGAGGCCTAAGTATGCGATTTATGAGAATAAAATATGTTTGGGAGATGAGTCTGCCCAATGTCGTCATTGCCTGGAACTGCGGATTCGTGGAGCGGGATTTGAAGTCGATATGGGGCGCGGTGATAGTTTGAGGGTGCAACGACAACTTATGAGATAG
- the proB gene encoding glutamate 5-kinase, whose amino-acid sequence MKVVPRKHKLSSFAYKGWKFFCIKKSKIKEVDVMSTRIVIKIGSSSLTGVEGGLNREAIAYFAREISLLRAKGYEVLLVTSGAVAAGFREIGYPFRPKLLHEKQAAAAVGQALLMQAYEQAFKDFDLVIAQVLLTRSDFLIRKRMNNAGMTVEELLRQQVIPIFNENDTVSIDELKFGDNDMLSALVANLVKAQHLIIITDTDGVYTADPRKHPNAVRFERIEEITEEIYALAGGSGSSVGTGGMRSKIEAAKVATRGGVPVYVGRVSANGDLDAAVEGHGPGTYFDTHLSSLPMKKQWLGFMSTPLGAVHVDEGAEEALVHGGHSLLPVGVRRVEGSFHAGDVVEVLGPENKVLGRGIVNYDDEQLRMVQGLPSGEVVGKIGPIHRLEVIHRDEWITLCM is encoded by the coding sequence ATGAAGGTGGTACCGCGGAAGCACAAACTTTCGTCCTTTGCATACAAAGGATGGAAGTTTTTTTGCATTAAAAAGAGTAAAATTAAGGAAGTGGACGTCATGTCAACACGTATCGTCATTAAAATCGGTAGCAGCTCTCTAACTGGAGTGGAAGGTGGCTTGAATCGGGAAGCCATCGCTTATTTTGCCCGGGAAATCAGCTTGCTTCGTGCAAAAGGTTATGAAGTGCTGCTGGTTACATCAGGCGCAGTAGCCGCCGGATTCAGAGAGATTGGGTACCCGTTTCGCCCTAAGCTGCTACATGAAAAGCAGGCGGCAGCGGCTGTTGGCCAAGCTCTTCTCATGCAGGCCTATGAGCAGGCTTTTAAAGATTTTGACCTAGTGATCGCGCAGGTTCTGCTTACCCGTAGTGACTTTTTGATCCGCAAACGGATGAACAATGCCGGAATGACCGTAGAAGAATTGCTGCGCCAGCAGGTTATCCCGATCTTTAACGAAAATGACACGGTATCAATTGACGAATTGAAATTCGGCGATAACGATATGCTGTCCGCGCTGGTTGCCAATCTGGTCAAAGCTCAGCATCTGATTATCATTACGGACACCGATGGCGTATATACGGCAGATCCGCGCAAGCATCCGAATGCCGTACGTTTTGAACGTATCGAAGAAATTACAGAGGAGATTTATGCATTAGCTGGAGGTTCTGGATCGTCTGTAGGTACTGGCGGCATGCGATCCAAGATCGAAGCTGCCAAAGTCGCTACACGCGGCGGTGTGCCTGTATATGTGGGACGTGTAAGCGCGAATGGCGATCTAGACGCAGCCGTTGAAGGACACGGACCGGGAACATATTTTGACACTCACCTCTCTTCACTTCCGATGAAAAAACAATGGCTTGGATTTATGTCCACCCCTCTGGGCGCGGTGCATGTAGACGAAGGGGCCGAGGAAGCGCTGGTTCACGGAGGACACAGTCTACTTCCGGTTGGCGTACGACGTGTCGAGGGCAGCTTTCATGCCGGAGATGTCGTTGAGGTGCTCGGACCGGAAAATAAAGTGTTAGGACGCGGCATCGTCAATTATGACGATGAACAGCTTCGAATGGTACAAGGATTACCGAGCGGTGAGGTTGTGGGCAAAATTGGTCCCATTCACCGGCTTGAGGTGATTCACAGGGATGAATGGATTACATTATGTATGTAG
- a CDS encoding carbon-nitrogen family hydrolase, whose product MTYQEAQPFSVALIQAHIEIGNPPENRSHIRALMEQAMKAELRPDLIVLPEMWNTGYALERIHELADKEGTETRAWIAAFAATHQVNVVAGSIAEKKSDGHVYNTMLVFDRTGREVASYSKIHLFRLMDEEKYLQPGEEKVLFALDDGIQAGASICYDIRFPELARSLALSGANLLIVPAEWPHPRLHHWRTLLTARAIENQMYVIACNRVGRSGETEFFGHSLIIDPWGEIIAEGGEQEEILTGTIESALVQDVRGRIPVFEDRRPSLYDR is encoded by the coding sequence TTGACGTATCAGGAAGCTCAGCCGTTCAGTGTTGCACTCATACAAGCTCACATAGAGATAGGAAATCCCCCGGAAAACCGCAGTCATATCCGAGCTTTAATGGAACAAGCGATGAAAGCCGAACTGAGGCCGGATCTGATTGTCCTGCCAGAAATGTGGAACACAGGCTATGCCTTGGAGCGCATTCATGAGCTGGCGGACAAGGAAGGAACGGAGACCCGGGCATGGATAGCAGCATTCGCTGCCACCCACCAAGTGAACGTAGTAGCTGGGTCGATCGCAGAGAAAAAAAGCGACGGTCATGTGTATAATACGATGCTTGTTTTTGACCGAACAGGCAGAGAGGTTGCTTCGTATTCCAAAATTCATCTATTCCGACTTATGGATGAAGAAAAATATTTGCAGCCTGGCGAAGAAAAGGTTTTATTCGCACTGGATGATGGGATTCAGGCAGGTGCGTCGATCTGCTATGATATCCGGTTTCCTGAACTAGCCCGCAGTTTGGCTCTGTCGGGCGCGAATTTGCTGATCGTACCCGCAGAATGGCCTCATCCTCGGCTGCATCACTGGCGCACCTTGCTGACCGCACGTGCTATAGAAAATCAAATGTATGTCATTGCTTGTAACCGGGTAGGTCGCAGCGGAGAAACTGAATTCTTCGGGCATTCACTTATTATTGATCCATGGGGAGAAATCATTGCTGAGGGCGGAGAGCAGGAGGAGATTCTCACAGGAACGATTGAGTCTGCCTTGGTGCAGGACGTGCGTGGTCGTATTCCGGTGTTTGAAGATCGGCGTCCCTCACTGTATGACCGATAA
- a CDS encoding pyridoxal phosphate-dependent aminotransferase, whose product MTHFSIPSSDVMKQLPTQFFATLVQNVNREIAAGHDVINLGQGNPDTPTPSHIVKALQESADNPLYHKYSPFRGYSFLKEAVAQRYQEDYGVTLNPETEVAILFGGKTGLVQLPQVLLNPGDMCLVPDPGYPDYWSGVALAKAEMSFLSLKEENRFLPDYEAISAEDRRRAKLMFLNYPNNPTSATAPLSFYEDTVEFAQRNGIVVASDFAYGAIGFDGERPVSFLQAKGAKDVGIEFYTLSKTYNMAGWRVGFALGNAEIISMINLLQDHIYVSLFGGIQSAAATALTASQNCVSELVARYESRRNAFYDALGQIGWKATRPSGSFFSWLPVPQGYTSTSFADLLLREAKVAVAPGIGFGSGGEGYVRAGLLSSEARLTEAADRIGKLNLFG is encoded by the coding sequence ATGACTCATTTTTCTATTCCTTCCTCTGACGTCATGAAACAGTTACCCACTCAATTTTTTGCCACACTTGTACAAAATGTAAACCGTGAAATCGCGGCGGGGCATGATGTCATTAATCTCGGACAGGGGAACCCCGATACCCCCACTCCTTCTCATATTGTAAAAGCTTTGCAGGAATCAGCAGATAACCCGCTATATCATAAATATTCGCCATTTCGCGGTTATAGCTTTCTCAAGGAAGCCGTTGCCCAGCGCTATCAGGAGGATTACGGTGTAACGCTCAATCCTGAAACCGAGGTCGCCATCCTGTTTGGCGGGAAAACAGGCTTGGTTCAGCTACCGCAAGTTTTACTCAATCCCGGCGATATGTGTCTCGTCCCTGATCCCGGTTATCCGGACTACTGGTCAGGTGTAGCCTTGGCTAAAGCGGAAATGTCTTTTCTGTCATTAAAGGAAGAGAATCGTTTTCTGCCCGACTATGAAGCCATTTCCGCGGAAGACCGCCGCCGCGCTAAGCTAATGTTCCTTAACTATCCGAATAATCCTACCTCGGCTACTGCTCCACTTTCCTTTTACGAGGATACGGTTGAATTCGCGCAACGTAACGGCATTGTGGTTGCCAGTGATTTTGCCTATGGCGCTATTGGATTTGATGGCGAACGTCCGGTAAGCTTCCTACAGGCTAAGGGTGCTAAAGACGTGGGGATTGAGTTCTATACCTTGTCCAAAACGTACAATATGGCGGGCTGGCGTGTTGGTTTCGCGCTCGGTAATGCCGAAATCATCTCGATGATTAACCTGCTGCAGGATCATATTTATGTAAGCTTGTTTGGCGGCATTCAGTCAGCGGCTGCGACAGCCTTAACGGCCTCGCAGAACTGCGTAAGCGAGCTGGTTGCCCGTTATGAATCGCGCCGTAACGCTTTTTATGATGCACTTGGGCAAATCGGCTGGAAGGCGACACGCCCAAGCGGCTCCTTTTTCAGTTGGTTGCCTGTGCCGCAGGGCTATACTTCTACTTCTTTTGCTGATCTGTTGTTGCGGGAAGCCAAGGTGGCTGTCGCTCCAGGGATCGGCTTCGGGAGTGGCGGCGAAGGATATGTGCGAGCGGGGCTGCTGAGCTCAGAAGCTCGACTGACCGAGGCGGCTGATCGAATTGGCAAGCTAAACCTGTTTGGTTAA
- a CDS encoding helix-turn-helix domain-containing protein has protein sequence MLKERIEFLCKKKNLSRKELVDGLVTPAHFANILADRYPLAEDLAEQIAGRLGVNPSYLLRAAAEDEETLATADKIFTELSKLANPATEGYVDQLEDRNDSLVVEMTTYLMKAVYYQQLNDPTAYEYLHQTYLNFYLEKFGRSDEVELPAPLKKAILFYKIQYLRSKNHYYDVLNNVTQLIRLVEEGTENWLNAQNIMMEACIQVKQFDQAKQVFEQTMRRVYDDRLFHRLTGLYVAYSGYCFAMGSVQEALLTLSMAEANLVYLENAADMLTTILNNRIIMLTSIGELDKALEEVGRFEALVSREREEMQQMMLPVTLIYRCEIAFVRKNWGLLSQHLDQLRQTNLTTDQQMGLDFYESQLALAQGNQDAFWMHALQCLPYFEALQHPARLEQLYETLAVVSEDSRRYKESSAYYRKLVYLLRKK, from the coding sequence ATGCTTAAGGAACGCATTGAATTTTTGTGTAAAAAGAAAAACCTGTCCCGTAAAGAGCTGGTAGACGGGCTGGTGACACCTGCACATTTTGCGAATATACTGGCCGACCGTTACCCGTTAGCAGAGGATCTGGCTGAGCAAATTGCTGGGCGTTTAGGTGTAAACCCATCGTACCTCTTACGTGCAGCGGCAGAGGATGAGGAAACGCTGGCTACAGCGGATAAGATTTTTACAGAGCTGTCCAAGCTGGCTAATCCTGCCACGGAAGGCTATGTGGATCAGCTGGAGGATCGCAACGATTCACTGGTAGTGGAAATGACGACTTATTTGATGAAGGCCGTTTATTACCAGCAATTAAATGACCCAACGGCCTATGAATATTTACATCAAACCTATTTGAATTTTTATTTGGAGAAGTTTGGTCGTTCGGATGAGGTGGAGCTGCCCGCACCGCTAAAAAAAGCAATTTTATTTTATAAAATCCAGTATCTCCGCTCTAAAAATCATTATTATGATGTGCTGAATAACGTTACGCAGTTAATCCGATTGGTGGAAGAGGGGACGGAAAACTGGCTCAATGCGCAAAACATTATGATGGAGGCCTGCATTCAGGTTAAGCAATTTGATCAGGCGAAGCAGGTATTCGAGCAGACGATGCGAAGGGTGTATGATGATCGGCTTTTTCACCGTTTGACGGGCCTGTATGTAGCTTACAGCGGATATTGTTTTGCCATGGGTTCTGTACAGGAAGCACTGTTAACGCTGTCTATGGCTGAGGCCAATCTAGTCTATTTGGAAAATGCGGCAGATATGCTCACGACCATCCTGAACAACCGGATTATTATGCTGACATCGATTGGAGAGCTGGACAAGGCATTGGAGGAAGTAGGGCGTTTTGAAGCGCTGGTGAGTCGGGAGCGGGAGGAAATGCAGCAGATGATGCTGCCCGTTACGCTGATATATCGTTGTGAGATTGCGTTTGTGCGGAAAAATTGGGGCCTTCTCTCACAGCATTTGGATCAGCTTCGCCAAACCAATCTGACAACAGATCAGCAAATGGGGCTTGATTTTTATGAAAGCCAGCTTGCGCTTGCTCAGGGAAATCAGGACGCCTTTTGGATGCATGCCTTGCAATGCTTGCCTTATTTTGAAGCTCTTCAGCATCCAGCGCGGCTTGAACAGTTATATGAAACGCTGGCTGTGGTGTCCGAGGACAGTCGTCGTTATAAAGAATCATCTGCGTATTATCGTAAACTGGTCTATCTTTTAAGAAAAAAATAG